One bacterium DNA window includes the following coding sequences:
- a CDS encoding DNA-binding response regulator: MRSILIVEDDKALLKIMNQRLRTAGYETRSAETLSEACNLLSTNQFVLALIDIGLPDGDGFELARIIDSQYAFPFVFLTAMSSPEYRLEGYELGAADYIPKPFHFKELLLRIERIIGAQKQLLPLEVDGVHLNPNTYELTPKDGEVIRLTEREFSLLYHLIDSSPRIISRQEVLSSLWNNQEKTPARGVDNVILKLRQIGDGIISSRILAVRGIGYQWL, encoded by the coding sequence ATGAGGTCCATTCTGATTGTCGAAGACGACAAAGCACTCCTCAAGATTATGAATCAACGCCTCCGAACCGCCGGATATGAAACGCGCTCAGCTGAAACACTGTCGGAGGCTTGCAACCTCCTCTCGACGAACCAGTTTGTACTAGCACTCATTGATATTGGGCTCCCAGATGGTGATGGGTTTGAACTGGCTCGTATCATTGACTCTCAATATGCCTTCCCTTTCGTGTTCCTGACAGCCATGTCTTCACCAGAATATAGACTTGAAGGCTATGAACTCGGCGCTGCTGACTACATTCCAAAACCATTTCATTTTAAGGAGCTCCTGCTTCGAATAGAGAGAATTATTGGCGCACAAAAACAACTCTTACCTCTAGAGGTTGATGGAGTTCATCTCAACCCCAATACTTATGAACTCACTCCCAAAGATGGCGAAGTAATTCGACTAACAGAAAGAGAGTTCTCTCTGCTCTATCATCTAATTGACTCCTCTCCTCGCATAATTTCACGGCAGGAGGTTTTATCCTCGCTTTGGAATAATCAGGAAAAAACCCCCGCCCGAGGTGTTGATAATGTGATTTTGAAACTCCGACAGATTGGAGACGGCATAATATCCAGTCGGATACTCGCTGTTCGGGGTATTGGTTATCAGTGGCTCTAA
- a CDS encoding serine--tRNA ligase produces the protein MINLKHLREAPELYIDAARRKRMQVDIESFLRLDQEYRGLKNKVEELRAEQNKCNKELRGLSGEAKDEMLSRMKVISGDVKEEGARLKELQDEWEKIQLLIPSLPDEQVPDGKDEDDNVPLRHWGEVPQFTFPLKDHVELGKNLDIIDIERGVKVAGARNYFLKGDGARLQQAILRLAMDLLYEAGFTLFDPPLVVLYEAMQGTGYFPGGEEQAFHLDVRDDSHYLIGTSEVPVASYHMDEILSESELPKLYAGISPCFRREAGSYGKDTHGVYRVHQFSKVEQVVICKADKDESLRHHEAILHNAELMLQKLELPYRVSTVCAGDMGQGQVLKHDIETWMPSRQKYGETHSCSTFYEFQARRLKLRYRDGDGNINYCYTLNNTCIATPRVLIPLLEMHQQEDGTVLIPEALRSYMGGQERIIPPSS, from the coding sequence ATGATCAATCTCAAACACCTGCGTGAAGCACCTGAACTCTACATTGATGCGGCTCGGAGGAAACGTATGCAAGTCGACATCGAGTCATTTTTGAGGCTCGATCAGGAATATCGAGGGCTCAAGAACAAAGTTGAAGAGCTACGCGCAGAGCAAAATAAGTGCAACAAAGAATTGCGAGGGCTGTCTGGCGAGGCGAAAGACGAGATGCTTTCTCGGATGAAAGTGATTTCGGGAGATGTAAAAGAGGAAGGAGCAAGACTTAAAGAGCTACAGGATGAGTGGGAAAAAATCCAGTTGTTAATACCATCTCTTCCTGATGAGCAGGTTCCCGACGGCAAAGATGAAGATGACAATGTTCCGTTGAGGCACTGGGGTGAGGTTCCGCAGTTTACCTTTCCATTAAAGGATCATGTCGAGCTTGGAAAGAATCTCGATATTATCGATATTGAACGAGGGGTGAAAGTAGCGGGTGCGCGTAATTATTTTTTGAAAGGCGATGGCGCTCGGCTTCAACAAGCGATACTTCGCCTTGCGATGGATCTCTTATATGAGGCAGGTTTTACATTATTTGATCCACCGTTAGTCGTTCTCTATGAGGCGATGCAGGGGACTGGCTACTTTCCTGGAGGGGAAGAGCAGGCGTTTCATCTCGATGTGCGCGATGATTCCCATTATCTCATCGGGACCTCCGAGGTGCCAGTAGCTTCGTACCACATGGATGAGATTCTCTCCGAGAGTGAGTTGCCCAAGCTCTATGCTGGAATCTCGCCGTGTTTCCGTCGTGAAGCAGGGAGTTACGGGAAGGACACCCACGGCGTATACCGAGTCCACCAGTTCTCTAAGGTTGAGCAAGTGGTCATCTGTAAAGCTGACAAGGATGAGAGCCTTAGGCATCATGAGGCAATCTTGCATAACGCAGAGTTAATGCTTCAAAAACTTGAACTGCCTTACCGAGTTTCAACGGTGTGTGCGGGAGATATGGGACAGGGACAGGTACTTAAGCACGATATAGAGACTTGGATGCCATCTCGACAGAAGTATGGAGAGACGCATAGTTGCTCTACATTCTATGAGTTTCAAGCTCGGCGGCTTAAGCTTCGATATCGAGATGGAGACGGGAACATCAACTATTGTTACACCCTGAATAATACTTGTATAGCGACGCCGAGAGTCCTCATTCCACTGCTTGAGATGCATCAGCAAGAAGATGGCACGGTGCTTATACCAGAGGCGCTCCGAAGCTATATGGGAGGACAAGAACGCATTATTCCTCCATCCAGCTGA